The following coding sequences are from one Triticum dicoccoides isolate Atlit2015 ecotype Zavitan chromosome 4A, WEW_v2.0, whole genome shotgun sequence window:
- the LOC119285292 gene encoding cysteine-rich repeat secretory protein 55-like isoform X2, whose amino-acid sequence MASSIASTMALCRARSGLLLLGMALLPLGMAMDAIGSNCAGTRYAGSGKANIDSVLADLVAKGSSGGFATAVAGKGNSAVVYGLAQCRGDVSASDCSSCLADAAKQLPTACSYLSDARIWYDFCFMRYDDTDFAGQSDMGAGVILVNVQAADDPKPFKKAVGKVMNKATAQASASGRAGLGRSKDQYTPFVTIYGLAQCTRDLAPLACAQCVSVALSKFGDYCGAQQGCQINYSSCRVRYEIYPFYIPLDGAGGRATTDMTKYTKIVVHA is encoded by the exons ATGGCAAGCTCAATCGCTAGCACCATGGCACTTTGCAGAGCGCGCAGCGggctgctgcttctcggcatggctcTGCTCCCTCTGGGCATGGCCATGGACGCCATTGGCAGTAACTGCgccgggaccaggtacgctggcAGCGGCAAGGCCAACATCGACTCCGTCCTGGCGGACCTCGTCGCCAAGGGCTCCTCGGGAGGCTTCGCCACGGCCGTTGCCGGCAAGGGTAATAGCGCCGTCGTCTACGGCCTCGCGCAATGCCGCGGCGACGTCTCCGCCAGCGACTGCTCCTCCTGCCTCGCGGACGCCGCCAAGCAGCTCCCCACTGCCTGCAGCTACCTATCCGACGCCAGAATATG GTACGACTTCTGCTTCATGCGGTACGACGACACAGACTTCGCCGGGCAGTCGGACATGGGCGCCGGCGTGATCTTGGTGAACGTGCAGGCGGCGGACGACCCCAAGCCGTTCAAGAAGGCGGTGGGGAAGGTGATGAACAAGGCGACGGCGCAGGCGTCGGCGTCGGGCCGCGCGGGGCTCGGCAGGTCCAAGGACCAGTACACGCCGTTCGTCACCATCTACGGCCTGGCGCAGTGCACGCGGGACCTCGCGCCGCTGGCGTGCGCGCAGTGCGTCTCGGTGGCGCTGTCCAAGTTCGGCGACTACTGCGGCGCGCAGCAGGGCTGCCAGATCAACTACAGCAGCTGCAGGGTGCGCTACGAGATCTACCCCTTCTACATCCCGCTGGACGGCGCCGGCGGCCGCGCCACCACCGATATGACGAAATACACCAAGATCGTCGTGCACGCTTGA
- the LOC119285292 gene encoding cysteine-rich repeat secretory protein 55-like isoform X1, with the protein MASSIASTMALCRARSGLLLLGMALLPLGMAMDAIGSNCAGTRYAGSGKANIDSVLADLVAKGSSGGFATAVAGKGNSAVVYGLAQCRGDVSASDCSSCLADAAKQLPTACSYLSDARICLAGLYVRACRYDFCFMRYDDTDFAGQSDMGAGVILVNVQAADDPKPFKKAVGKVMNKATAQASASGRAGLGRSKDQYTPFVTIYGLAQCTRDLAPLACAQCVSVALSKFGDYCGAQQGCQINYSSCRVRYEIYPFYIPLDGAGGRATTDMTKYTKIVVHA; encoded by the exons ATGGCAAGCTCAATCGCTAGCACCATGGCACTTTGCAGAGCGCGCAGCGggctgctgcttctcggcatggctcTGCTCCCTCTGGGCATGGCCATGGACGCCATTGGCAGTAACTGCgccgggaccaggtacgctggcAGCGGCAAGGCCAACATCGACTCCGTCCTGGCGGACCTCGTCGCCAAGGGCTCCTCGGGAGGCTTCGCCACGGCCGTTGCCGGCAAGGGTAATAGCGCCGTCGTCTACGGCCTCGCGCAATGCCGCGGCGACGTCTCCGCCAGCGACTGCTCCTCCTGCCTCGCGGACGCCGCCAAGCAGCTCCCCACTGCCTGCAGCTACCTATCCGACGCCAGAATATG CTTGGCTGGCCTGTACGTACGCGCGTGCAGGTACGACTTCTGCTTCATGCGGTACGACGACACAGACTTCGCCGGGCAGTCGGACATGGGCGCCGGCGTGATCTTGGTGAACGTGCAGGCGGCGGACGACCCCAAGCCGTTCAAGAAGGCGGTGGGGAAGGTGATGAACAAGGCGACGGCGCAGGCGTCGGCGTCGGGCCGCGCGGGGCTCGGCAGGTCCAAGGACCAGTACACGCCGTTCGTCACCATCTACGGCCTGGCGCAGTGCACGCGGGACCTCGCGCCGCTGGCGTGCGCGCAGTGCGTCTCGGTGGCGCTGTCCAAGTTCGGCGACTACTGCGGCGCGCAGCAGGGCTGCCAGATCAACTACAGCAGCTGCAGGGTGCGCTACGAGATCTACCCCTTCTACATCCCGCTGGACGGCGCCGGCGGCCGCGCCACCACCGATATGACGAAATACACCAAGATCGTCGTGCACGCTTGA